In one window of Duganella dendranthematis DNA:
- a CDS encoding cystathionine beta-lyase, producing MATVKKSPQTALIHTDYKAPEGFDAFPVGIHHASTVLFKNVAAMRSGEWKDKNAYTYGLHGTPTTFTLEARLAEIEDGKYCLLAPSGLAAISMVDFALLKTGDDVLLPDNVYNPNRELGRWLSADFGITARYYDPLIGAGIAALILPNTKLIWTEAPGSVSMEVPDLPAICKAAHERGLLVALDNTWSAGLALRGFDLGVDIIMQALTKYQSGGSDVLMGAVITRDRELHDRISLAHMRLGLGVGADDAYLVQRGLPTMRLRFDAHDAAARKLAAWLQTRPEVTRVLHPAFPECPGHETWKRDFSGAGGLFSVIFDERYTEAQTDRFVDALKLFKIGYSWGGANSLVMPYRIQHMRKDWTDKGILIRFNVGLEDVHDLIADIERAFEEMA from the coding sequence ATGGCGACCGTGAAAAAATCCCCACAGACGGCGCTGATCCACACGGATTACAAGGCGCCGGAAGGTTTCGACGCTTTCCCGGTCGGCATCCATCACGCCTCCACGGTGCTGTTCAAGAACGTGGCGGCGATGCGCTCGGGCGAATGGAAAGACAAGAACGCCTATACCTATGGGCTGCATGGCACGCCGACCACGTTTACGCTGGAGGCACGTCTGGCGGAAATCGAAGACGGCAAATACTGCCTGCTGGCGCCGAGCGGCCTGGCCGCGATCTCGATGGTGGATTTCGCATTGCTCAAAACCGGCGATGATGTGCTGCTGCCGGATAACGTCTACAACCCGAATCGGGAACTGGGGCGCTGGCTGTCGGCCGATTTCGGCATCACTGCGCGCTACTATGATCCGCTGATCGGCGCGGGCATCGCGGCGCTGATCCTGCCGAATACAAAGCTGATCTGGACCGAGGCGCCGGGATCGGTGTCGATGGAAGTGCCGGACCTGCCGGCCATCTGCAAGGCGGCGCATGAACGCGGCCTGCTGGTGGCGCTGGATAACACCTGGTCTGCCGGCCTGGCGTTGCGCGGCTTCGATCTGGGCGTGGACATCATCATGCAGGCGCTGACCAAGTACCAGTCCGGCGGTTCCGATGTGCTGATGGGCGCCGTCATCACGCGCGACCGCGAGCTACATGACCGCATCAGCCTTGCGCACATGCGTCTGGGCCTGGGTGTGGGGGCGGACGATGCGTATCTGGTTCAGCGCGGCTTGCCGACCATGCGCCTGCGCTTCGACGCGCACGACGCAGCGGCGCGCAAGCTGGCGGCCTGGCTGCAAACGCGGCCCGAAGTCACCAGGGTGCTGCACCCGGCATTCCCGGAATGTCCCGGCCATGAAACGTGGAAGCGCGATTTCAGCGGCGCCGGCGGCCTGTTCTCGGTGATCTTTGACGAACGTTATACCGAAGCGCAGACCGACCGCTTTGTCGATGCGCTCAAGCTGTTCAAGATCGGCTATAGCTGGGGCGGCGCCAACAGCCTCGTCATGCCGTACCGCATCCAGCATATGCGCAAGGACTGGACCGACAAGGGCATACTGATACGCTTCAACGTGGGCCTGGAAGACGTCCATGATTTAATCGCCGATATCGAGCGGGCATTTGAGGAAATGGCATGA